In the genome of Muntiacus reevesi chromosome 5, mMunRee1.1, whole genome shotgun sequence, one region contains:
- the PIGC gene encoding phosphatidylinositol N-acetylglucosaminyltransferase subunit C, translating into MCAQPVANTKEVRWQKVLYERQPFPDNYVDRRFLEELRKNIYARKYQYWAVVFESSVVIQQLCSVCVFVVIWWYMDEGLLAPQWLFGTGLASSLIGYVLFDLIDGGEGRKKSGRTRWADLKSALVFITFTYGFSPVLKTLTESVSTDTIYAMSVFMLLGHLIFFDYGANAAIVSSTLSLNMAIFASVCLASRLPRSLHAFIMVTFAIQIFALWPMLQKKLKACTPRSYVGVTLLFAFSALGGLLSISAVGAILFALLLVSISCLCPFYLIRLQLFKENIHGPWDEAEIKEDLSRFLS; encoded by the coding sequence ATGTGTGCCCAGCCTGTAGCTAACACCAAAGAGGTCAGGTGGCAGAAGGTTTTGTATGAGCGACAGCCCTTTCCTGATAACTACGTGGATCGGAGGTTCCTCGAAGAgctccggaaaaacatctatgcCCGGAAATACCAATATTGGGCTGTGGTGTTTGAGTCCAGTGTGGTGATACAGCAGCTGTGCAGTGTCTGTGTTTTTGTGGTTATCTGGTGGTATATGGATGAGGGTCTTCTGGCCCCTCAGTGGCTTTTTGGGACTGGCCTGGCTTCTTCACTGATTGGCTATGTTTTGTTTGATCTCATTGACGGAGGTGAAGGACGGAAGAAGAGTGGGCGGACCCGGTGGGCTGACTTGAAGAGTGCCCTAGTCTTCATTACTTTCACATATGGCTTTTCGCCGGTGCTGAAGACCCTGACAGAGTCTGTCAGCACTGACACCATCTATGCCATGTCAGTCTTCATGCTGTTAGGTCACCTCATCTTCTTTGACTATGGTGCCAATGCCGCCATTGTATCCAGCACACTGTCCTTGAACATGGCCATCTTTGCTTCTGTCTGCCTTGCCTCCCGCCTGCCCCGATCCCTCCATGCCTTCATCATGGTGACATTTGCCATCCAGATTTTTGCCCTGTGGCCCATGTTACAGAAGAAACTGAAGGCATGTACGCCCCGCAGCTATGTGGGGGTCACACTGCTCTTTGCATTCTCAGCCTTAGGAGGTCTGCTGTCCATCAGTGCTGTGGGAGCCATACTCTTTGCCCTTCTGCTGGTTTCCATCTCATGTCTCTGCCCTTTCTACCTCATTCGCCTgcagctttttaaagaaaacattcatGGGCCTTGGGATGAGGCTGAAATCAAAGAAGATTTGTCCAGGTTCCTCAGCTGA